The following coding sequences lie in one Pontibacter sp. G13 genomic window:
- a CDS encoding T9SS type A sorting domain-containing protein, with the protein MITPLRLTSICLMVMSWLLAAPLGYSQNAIHVYSDDIPWSELPPVIAPGQLTSIQTAVSQAQSGDSIIIHEGIYRERIQITKSNLVLANFEDDYVLVTGAEPVTNWVNATGMAPGVKVANVGSLGIESEFSQLFIDGHAGMMARHPNNTIGDLMLPLEDNSGYSLLTSVHKDQGANALGHATLEASIPNVDVTGGIFRGLTGKMRNYVFGNITAQSGNTVSFQAINKGQWKNEPAIANTKHKAGWGFLLHKNLIDMPGEWFLDNGMLYFLPPANTPVENLRLEIQVRNQVLRINNAQNLVMHGLNFVAGHGEMLNSSNLTFEGCSWRHLQPFWTPNNYGDNDSDNTGIFLDGTTNTSFTDCYLGHTWGNGFAILDGGNHTFDNCVIEDIASIGIFASAIYTRTGPVTVQNCTFGKAGRFHLRMRTSDKMDVYDSDFYGAMMMGEDAGPIEATSTGSLNPLNMQGSEFAYNKVHDCFGIPVFDGNYNKQFVVAFYMEDVHNYTAHHNLVYNIRSNNYNGPHSYQKAGAFLYLGPRYNYMDLPVNYYNNTVWDYDKSINIWHIEADNWQDLGMAESGGSMMDGHFENNIMQSGTSFKLNWTKQILTSTGGSAGWVSVTNAPSIETTDFNAFVTHGQTVDYHFNASHNQTLDLTDESLHFADAANGDFSIEPNSSAKAAGKVIPGITSSATPDLGAFEGSNRVMMAGATLGTPNFRELGNSLTSLPAQFEQGQIRLFPNPVHEQLSISQETPFQAGTNVQVFSLNGQQVLTQDIRHEAHEVSIDVSALPKGIYLLQLNGDPLLTTKFIKR; encoded by the coding sequence ATGATTACTCCGCTTAGACTTACTTCCATTTGCCTCATGGTCATGAGCTGGTTGCTCGCGGCCCCATTAGGCTATTCGCAAAACGCTATCCATGTATATTCAGACGATATTCCATGGAGCGAACTTCCCCCGGTGATTGCCCCCGGTCAACTGACGTCCATCCAGACGGCCGTTTCGCAGGCGCAGAGTGGCGACTCGATCATCATCCACGAGGGGATCTACCGTGAGCGCATCCAGATCACCAAGAGCAATTTGGTACTGGCCAACTTTGAGGATGACTACGTGCTGGTTACTGGCGCTGAGCCTGTCACCAACTGGGTCAATGCCACGGGCATGGCTCCCGGCGTGAAAGTCGCCAATGTGGGCAGCCTCGGGATCGAAAGTGAATTTTCACAATTGTTCATCGATGGACATGCTGGCATGATGGCGCGGCACCCCAACAACACGATCGGGGATCTGATGCTCCCGCTGGAGGACAATTCTGGCTATTCCCTCTTGACAAGCGTCCACAAAGATCAGGGCGCCAATGCGCTCGGTCACGCAACCTTGGAGGCGAGCATTCCAAACGTAGATGTGACAGGCGGGATTTTCCGTGGATTGACGGGAAAAATGCGGAACTACGTATTTGGGAATATCACCGCCCAGAGTGGAAATACGGTCTCCTTTCAGGCCATCAACAAGGGACAATGGAAAAATGAACCCGCCATCGCCAACACCAAGCACAAGGCGGGTTGGGGATTCTTACTCCACAAAAACCTGATCGATATGCCGGGAGAGTGGTTCCTCGACAATGGCATGCTGTATTTCCTGCCACCAGCAAATACCCCTGTAGAAAATCTGAGACTGGAAATTCAGGTCCGAAATCAGGTCCTCAGAATCAACAATGCCCAGAACCTCGTCATGCATGGATTGAATTTCGTGGCGGGGCATGGTGAAATGCTCAATTCGTCCAATCTGACCTTCGAAGGATGTTCCTGGCGGCATCTTCAGCCATTCTGGACGCCCAACAACTACGGCGACAATGACTCCGACAATACGGGGATTTTTCTGGACGGAACGACCAACACCTCCTTCACCGATTGCTACTTGGGACATACATGGGGCAATGGATTCGCGATCTTGGATGGCGGAAATCACACCTTCGACAACTGTGTCATCGAGGATATCGCTTCTATCGGGATCTTTGCTTCGGCGATCTACACGCGGACGGGACCCGTGACGGTACAGAATTGCACCTTCGGAAAGGCTGGAAGATTCCACCTTCGCATGAGGACCAGCGACAAGATGGATGTCTACGATTCCGATTTCTACGGAGCGATGATGATGGGCGAGGATGCCGGGCCGATCGAAGCTACGAGTACCGGCTCTCTCAATCCATTGAACATGCAGGGAAGTGAATTTGCCTACAACAAGGTACACGACTGCTTCGGAATTCCTGTGTTTGACGGAAACTACAACAAGCAGTTTGTGGTGGCCTTCTACATGGAGGATGTGCACAATTACACAGCGCACCACAACTTGGTCTACAACATCAGATCCAACAACTACAACGGTCCGCATTCCTATCAGAAAGCGGGGGCCTTCCTCTATCTCGGACCGCGATACAACTACATGGATCTGCCTGTGAATTACTACAACAACACGGTCTGGGATTACGACAAGAGCATCAACATCTGGCATATCGAGGCGGACAACTGGCAAGATCTCGGGATGGCAGAATCCGGCGGTAGCATGATGGACGGTCATTTCGAGAACAACATCATGCAATCTGGCACTTCCTTCAAGCTCAACTGGACCAAGCAGATCCTCACCAGCACAGGCGGATCAGCGGGTTGGGTGTCGGTCACCAATGCACCGAGCATCGAGACGACGGACTTCAACGCATTTGTCACACACGGCCAGACCGTAGACTATCATTTCAATGCGTCCCACAACCAGACCTTGGATCTGACGGATGAAAGCCTCCACTTCGCCGATGCTGCAAATGGGGACTTCTCTATTGAGCCCAATTCCAGCGCCAAGGCTGCGGGCAAGGTCATCCCGGGCATCACCTCCAGTGCAACGCCCGACCTAGGCGCATTTGAAGGGAGCAATCGAGTGATGATGGCTGGAGCGACCCTCGGCACACCGAATTTCCGGGAACTGGGCAATTCATTGACGAGCCTTCCCGCTCAGTTCGAGCAAGGTCAGATTCGTCTGTTCCCGAATCCCGTACATGAGCAGTTGAGCATTTCACAGGAGACTCCATTTCAGGCTGGCACAAATGTTCAGGTGTTTTCCCTGAATGGTCAGCAAGTCTTGACGCAGGACATTCGTCATGAAGCACATGAGGTGTCTATCGACGTTTCCGCCCTGCCAAAGGGCATCTACTTGCTGCAATTGAATGGAGACCCATTGCTCACCACGAAATTTATCAAGCGATAG